One Pararhizobium sp. IMCC3301 DNA segment encodes these proteins:
- a CDS encoding penicillin-binding protein 2, whose protein sequence is MALSETFGAVRAKAAFPASVRRHFAIKGTFAARGDEARLRLFLAIALFAAIFAIIGMRLVSIAVFGELDTGNPYGSSGVSAARPDLVDRNGEVLATDVRTFSMFAEPKRVLDADEVMEGLVRVFPDLDTEKNRNRLASKRGFMWLKREISQEQKLRIHRMGLPGIGFLNENRRFYPGKETAGHILGLVNVDNEGIAGLEKYIDGQGLSDLQDAGLQMERNLEPVKLSTDLRVQHIVRNELSQAMERYQAIAAIGIVLDVNTGEVIAMSSLPDYDPNIPTQAQEKERMNRATAGVFEMGSIFKTFTSAMALDSGLVTMQDTFDASRPLRVSGYTIKDFHGKRRLLSVPEVYIYSSNIGTAKMAMQVGIEGHKEFLTRMGLMGRLITELPESASPQFPDKWSQLSQITISFGHGIAVSPMQTAVAASALVNGGRLIPPTFFPRTSAEADLLAKRVVSEETSDKMRYLMRLNALKGSGRRAEVAGYRVGGKTGTAEKVVNGKYVSQLRFNSFLAAFPMDDPKYLVLVVMDEPKPEKEGGGATAGVNAAPTVAAIIKRAAPMLGVMPRMESDVALGIPQYDVPSPAQ, encoded by the coding sequence ATGGCGCTTTCAGAAACCTTCGGTGCGGTCCGGGCAAAAGCAGCATTTCCCGCGTCAGTGCGGCGTCATTTTGCCATTAAAGGCACCTTTGCCGCCAGGGGCGACGAAGCCCGGTTGCGCCTGTTTCTTGCAATCGCGCTATTTGCCGCAATTTTTGCAATCATCGGCATGCGCCTCGTCAGTATCGCCGTTTTTGGTGAACTGGACACCGGCAACCCTTACGGATCCAGCGGCGTATCCGCCGCCCGGCCGGACCTGGTCGACCGCAATGGCGAAGTTCTGGCAACGGACGTCAGGACATTTTCCATGTTTGCAGAGCCCAAGCGTGTGCTTGATGCGGATGAAGTGATGGAAGGGCTTGTGCGGGTTTTCCCGGATCTGGATACTGAAAAAAACCGCAATCGCCTTGCCAGCAAACGCGGCTTCATGTGGCTCAAACGCGAAATCTCCCAGGAGCAGAAGTTGCGGATTCATCGCATGGGTCTGCCGGGCATCGGATTTTTGAACGAGAATCGTCGGTTTTATCCGGGCAAGGAAACTGCCGGGCATATATTGGGACTGGTGAATGTCGATAATGAAGGCATTGCCGGTCTCGAGAAATACATTGACGGACAGGGGCTCTCCGATCTTCAGGATGCCGGTCTGCAGATGGAGCGCAACCTTGAGCCGGTGAAATTGTCAACAGATCTGCGGGTTCAGCACATTGTGCGCAACGAGTTGAGCCAGGCCATGGAGCGCTATCAGGCAATCGCGGCAATCGGAATAGTGCTTGATGTCAATACAGGTGAAGTCATCGCGATGTCTTCGCTGCCTGATTATGACCCGAACATTCCGACACAGGCTCAGGAAAAAGAGAGAATGAACCGGGCGACGGCCGGCGTCTTCGAGATGGGATCAATTTTCAAGACGTTCACCTCGGCCATGGCACTGGACAGTGGTCTGGTAACGATGCAGGACACTTTCGATGCCAGCAGGCCGCTTCGAGTCTCGGGCTATACCATCAAGGATTTTCACGGAAAACGGCGGCTTCTCTCGGTTCCTGAAGTGTACATCTATTCATCGAATATCGGCACTGCCAAGATGGCCATGCAGGTGGGCATTGAAGGCCATAAGGAATTCCTGACGCGAATGGGTCTGATGGGCCGGTTGATCACCGAGCTTCCCGAATCAGCTTCACCGCAATTTCCCGATAAATGGAGCCAACTCAGCCAGATCACGATCTCGTTCGGTCATGGTATTGCCGTGTCCCCGATGCAGACAGCCGTTGCCGCCTCTGCCCTGGTGAATGGTGGCAGGCTTATCCCGCCGACATTTTTCCCGCGTACCTCTGCAGAGGCAGATTTACTGGCAAAACGCGTGGTTTCCGAAGAAACCAGCGACAAAATGCGCTATCTCATGCGCCTCAATGCTTTGAAAGGATCCGGGCGCCGGGCCGAGGTTGCGGGCTATCGTGTTGGCGGAAAAACCGGAACGGCTGAAAAGGTGGTAAACGGAAAATATGTGTCTCAACTTCGTTTCAACTCTTTTTTGGCCGCATTTCCAATGGATGACCCGAAATATCTTGTGCTTGTTGTCATGGACGAGCCGAAACCCGAAAAAGAAGGAGGCGGGGCGACAGCGGGGGTCAATGCTGCACCGACAGTGGCTGCCATCATCAAGCGCGCCGCGCCGATGCTGGGCGTGATGCCGCGCATGGAAAGCGATGTTGCTCTTGGCATTCCGCAATATGACGTCCCAAGCCCAGCCCAGTAA
- a CDS encoding UDP-N-acetylmuramoyl-L-alanyl-D-glutamate--2,6-diaminopimelate ligase, with protein sequence MMRLGDLLKLDAPDRVALISAELTDDMKTQRITGICADSRKVQRGNLFVAISGVQTDGAAFIDSAVEAGAVAVLIDEKLDLDPSVLSVPLIRSNNPRRALALLAARFYPRQPKIIVAVTGTAGKTSVANFTAQMFKSAGLRSASIGTLGVIVDGQVNYGGLTTPDPVFLHKTLDRLAREGVNHVALEASSHGLDQHRLDGVQLTAGAFTNLGRDHMDYHQTEADYFAAKARLITDLLPTGAPFVVNIDAPWGDKAAELADSADLRILRIGEDIRLTGLVVRDGKTGPQQDLTLSFFGEEKNVTLPLPGSFQAENALMAAGLAISCKIDPVAVLKALAKLKGVSGRLELVDMQGVPGQIFVDYAHKPDALRSTLQALRPYPKRLLIVIVGAGGDRDKGKRPLMGQIAHENADLVIVTDDNPRNENPELIRSEILATAPRAIEIADRARAIATAVSILTEDDVLVVAGKGHEEGQIIGKEVLPFSDHEEIAKALAARKSSGEYKKHDKVAPQGPPLWTFAELEAAMGGRLFGSQPKAVHGVSIDSRTSQPGDLFFAIRGDKFDGHDFVTKSFRQGAVLAIVSEDKLPALGRTAGPFLVVADVLEALQKLGKAARARSAARIVAVTGSVGKTSTKELLATGLSAIGRVHASVKSFNNHWGVPLSLARMPLDAEYGLFEIGMNHPGEIDPLVRMVRPHVAIITTIAPVHLEFFDNLEQIAAAKAEIFSGLEPGGTAILNSDNGFFEFLKAEAAKAGADRVISFGSGSDAEARLVEFALSETGSIVAATICGDDLAFTMPTSGRYLAENAMAVLAAAEAMGADTVDVAQGLSNFELMGGRGARETLFLQGGSYTLIDDSYNANPASMSASIGMLGELSTRGRKIVVLGDMLELGGESAHLHVNLNSAIEQAQIDRVLLCGPQMKHLWDALADSRKCVHTETSKDLMAPLLAEISPGDVVMVKGSLGMAMSGLVDTLKRIHSAMPDQPAETVRGSVAEADTHEGA encoded by the coding sequence ATGATGCGTCTTGGAGATCTGCTGAAACTGGATGCGCCGGACAGGGTTGCCCTGATCAGTGCTGAGTTGACCGATGATATGAAGACACAGCGGATTACCGGCATTTGTGCCGATAGCCGCAAAGTCCAGCGTGGCAATCTGTTCGTTGCCATTTCCGGGGTGCAGACAGATGGCGCCGCCTTTATTGACAGCGCTGTGGAGGCCGGCGCCGTTGCCGTGCTGATAGATGAAAAACTGGATCTGGACCCGTCAGTCTTATCCGTGCCACTGATCCGGTCCAATAATCCCAGGCGTGCGCTGGCGCTGCTGGCGGCGCGGTTTTATCCGCGTCAGCCAAAGATCATTGTCGCTGTGACCGGGACCGCGGGCAAAACTTCGGTAGCCAATTTCACCGCTCAGATGTTCAAAAGCGCCGGACTGCGCTCCGCCAGTATTGGCACGTTGGGCGTCATTGTGGATGGCCAGGTCAATTATGGCGGCCTGACAACGCCGGACCCGGTTTTTCTGCATAAAACCCTGGATCGCCTGGCTCGCGAGGGCGTCAATCATGTTGCTTTGGAAGCCTCCAGCCACGGCCTTGATCAGCACCGCCTTGATGGCGTGCAATTGACCGCAGGAGCCTTTACCAATCTGGGTCGCGACCACATGGACTACCATCAAACGGAAGCGGACTATTTCGCCGCCAAGGCCCGCCTGATTACAGATTTACTGCCAACGGGCGCACCTTTTGTTGTCAATATTGATGCGCCCTGGGGCGATAAGGCGGCTGAGCTGGCAGACAGTGCTGATTTGCGCATTTTGCGGATCGGCGAAGACATCCGTCTCACCGGGTTGGTGGTACGTGATGGAAAAACCGGGCCGCAGCAGGATCTGACATTGAGCTTCTTCGGCGAAGAAAAAAACGTAACTCTACCTCTGCCGGGGTCATTCCAGGCCGAAAATGCCTTGATGGCAGCCGGGCTGGCCATTTCCTGCAAGATCGACCCGGTCGCGGTTTTGAAGGCGCTGGCCAAGTTGAAAGGCGTCTCCGGCCGTCTGGAACTGGTTGATATGCAGGGTGTTCCAGGACAGATTTTTGTCGACTACGCCCACAAGCCGGATGCTCTGCGCTCCACGCTTCAGGCGCTCAGGCCTTACCCGAAACGCCTGCTGATTGTAATCGTCGGTGCCGGCGGTGACCGCGACAAGGGCAAACGTCCTTTGATGGGGCAGATTGCCCATGAAAACGCTGATCTGGTGATTGTCACGGATGACAATCCCCGTAACGAGAACCCCGAACTCATTCGCAGCGAAATTCTCGCTACCGCTCCCAGAGCGATCGAAATCGCGGATCGTGCCAGGGCTATCGCCACAGCGGTCTCCATCCTGACTGAAGACGACGTTCTGGTGGTGGCCGGAAAAGGCCATGAAGAAGGTCAGATCATCGGCAAAGAGGTGTTGCCGTTTTCCGATCATGAAGAGATTGCCAAGGCACTTGCGGCACGAAAATCGAGCGGCGAATATAAAAAGCACGACAAAGTCGCGCCGCAGGGTCCGCCGCTGTGGACCTTTGCGGAACTTGAAGCGGCCATGGGCGGCCGGTTGTTCGGGTCTCAGCCCAAAGCAGTGCACGGAGTGTCGATTGACAGCCGCACCAGCCAGCCGGGTGATTTGTTCTTCGCGATCAGGGGAGACAAGTTTGACGGCCATGATTTCGTCACCAAATCATTCCGTCAGGGTGCTGTGCTGGCCATTGTCAGCGAAGACAAGCTTCCTGCTCTTGGCCGCACAGCTGGACCTTTTCTGGTCGTGGCAGACGTTCTGGAGGCTTTGCAGAAACTGGGAAAGGCAGCGCGCGCCCGCTCCGCTGCGCGTATTGTTGCGGTTACCGGAAGTGTTGGAAAGACCAGCACCAAGGAATTGCTGGCAACCGGTCTGTCTGCAATTGGCCGTGTCCATGCCTCTGTCAAGAGTTTCAACAATCACTGGGGCGTGCCGTTGTCGCTGGCGCGAATGCCGCTCGACGCGGAATATGGCCTCTTCGAAATCGGCATGAACCATCCCGGTGAGATCGACCCTCTGGTCAGGATGGTTCGCCCGCATGTCGCCATCATCACCACTATAGCGCCGGTGCATCTGGAGTTTTTTGATAATCTTGAACAAATTGCTGCTGCAAAGGCGGAAATTTTCAGCGGGTTGGAGCCGGGCGGAACGGCTATTTTGAACAGCGACAATGGGTTTTTCGAATTTCTCAAGGCCGAGGCGGCAAAAGCCGGCGCAGACCGGGTGATCAGTTTCGGATCTGGCAGCGATGCAGAGGCCAGGCTGGTGGAGTTTGCGCTTTCGGAAACCGGTTCGATAGTTGCCGCAACCATCTGCGGCGATGATCTTGCCTTTACGATGCCGACCAGCGGCCGCTATCTGGCAGAGAATGCGATGGCGGTTCTGGCCGCCGCCGAGGCCATGGGTGCGGACACGGTAGATGTTGCACAAGGGCTCTCAAATTTTGAGCTGATGGGCGGTCGCGGTGCCAGAGAAACCCTTTTCCTGCAGGGTGGCAGCTACACTTTGATCGATGACAGTTACAATGCGAACCCGGCCAGCATGTCAGCCTCCATCGGCATGCTCGGCGAACTCAGCACCAGGGGTCGAAAGATCGTGGTGCTGGGCGATATGCTGGAACTGGGCGGTGAAAGTGCGCATCTTCACGTCAATCTGAATAGCGCCATTGAACAGGCACAGATTGATCGCGTCCTGTTATGCGGCCCGCAGATGAAACATCTTTGGGACGCTCTGGCCGACAGTCGGAAATGCGTCCACACCGAGACTTCAAAAGATCTGATGGCGCCACTGCTTGCGGAAATTTCCCCTGGCGATGTTGTCATGGTCAAGGGGTCTCTCGGTATGGCCATGAGCGGATTGGTAGACACTTTAAAGCGCATTCATTCAGCAATGCCGGACCAACCGGCCGAGACTGTTCGCGGTTCGGTTGCCGAAGCAGACACACATGAGGGCGCGTAA
- the rsmH gene encoding 16S rRNA (cytosine(1402)-N(4))-methyltransferase RsmH, translating into MSAADNSQDGSMDLRPHFPVMLTEVLAALEPVAGGVFVDGTFGAGGYTSALLEAGAAHVYGFDRDPTAIDAGQKLAAEFPRRLTLIEGRFSDMVAHLEAVGAPAQDGVVLDIGVSSMQIDTAERGFSFQQNGPLDMRMSNSGPTAADVVNQLSHGELAHIFKFLGEERQAGRIASAILKRRSTQPLTTTADLADTVTAIIPRKAKDRIHPATRVFQALRIFVNRELEELAMGLAASEERLKPGGRLVVVTFHSLEDRITKTFFNSRSETRLGGSRHAPEPAPIAPPSFHLKSRKTLAASAAECQENPRSRSAKLRVGERTSHPAFALDMAALGVPSLPGLHGLES; encoded by the coding sequence ATGAGCGCGGCAGACAATTCACAAGATGGTTCGATGGACCTGCGACCGCATTTTCCGGTGATGCTGACTGAAGTGCTGGCTGCATTGGAGCCGGTTGCTGGCGGTGTTTTCGTGGACGGCACTTTTGGTGCCGGTGGCTATACCAGCGCATTGCTGGAGGCGGGGGCGGCTCATGTCTACGGCTTTGACCGCGATCCCACGGCCATAGATGCCGGTCAAAAACTGGCCGCGGAATTTCCTCGGCGGTTGACGCTGATCGAGGGCAGATTTTCAGATATGGTCGCGCATCTGGAAGCCGTCGGGGCACCGGCTCAGGACGGAGTTGTCCTGGATATCGGCGTTTCTTCGATGCAGATCGATACCGCTGAGCGGGGTTTTTCATTTCAGCAAAACGGCCCGCTGGACATGCGAATGAGCAATTCGGGACCGACAGCGGCTGATGTCGTCAACCAGCTTTCGCATGGCGAGCTTGCACATATTTTCAAATTTCTTGGCGAAGAACGCCAGGCCGGCCGCATAGCCAGTGCAATTTTGAAGCGCCGCTCAACCCAACCGCTGACAACCACTGCAGATCTGGCGGACACCGTCACAGCCATTATTCCGCGCAAGGCGAAAGACCGTATTCACCCGGCAACGCGCGTGTTCCAGGCATTGCGGATTTTCGTCAACCGCGAGCTGGAGGAACTGGCCATGGGTCTGGCTGCTTCTGAAGAGCGGTTGAAACCCGGGGGCCGCCTGGTCGTCGTTACCTTTCATTCTCTGGAAGATCGCATCACCAAGACATTCTTCAACTCGCGCAGCGAAACGCGGCTGGGCGGCTCGCGCCATGCACCGGAACCGGCCCCGATAGCACCACCAAGTTTTCACCTGAAGTCCCGCAAAACGCTGGCTGCCAGCGCGGCGGAGTGTCAGGAGAACCCGCGCTCCAGATCAGCGAAATTGCGCGTTGGCGAGCGCACGTCACATCCCGCCTTCGCTTTGGACATGGCCGCTCTCGGCGTCCCGTCTCTTCCGGGACTGCACGGATTAGAATCATGA